The genomic window CTAGATACAACGCCACCTGCTAGCCCAATCCTCTGGCATTGGCCACCTCTGGTCCGACCACTTGGATGATTAACGATGACTCAGAACAGAGAAGGGGAGGCGGGTTTGCATTACCATACTGTAGCGGCCTCGTGTTGTTACCCGGGCGGTATCGGTCCAGGTCCACGATAAGGCATATGTGCAAAGTAGGTTGTCTGTGCACTAGTGCCGTCGTTCAACATTTGGTGCCAGTGAGGATTGGGGTGTAGGCGTCGGTCGCCGGTCCAGGTTGTCCCGTCCATGGATGATGGTGCGGTGTCGGCCCTGGCAATCAGTGCCCCAACATGCGTGGGGTGGCGGCGGAGTAGAGAAGGGCCGACGTCTATGGCATTGGGAGGCGAGCATGGGGGAGGCGGCCGCGTGAGGTGGAGCCTAGCAGTCCAGCAGGAGACATGAAGAAGATGATGCGATGTCTCGCGGGAGGCAACGTTGCCCTCTCCTAAATCTGATTGCCTTTCTATTTTTTCAAGAGAGATATGCCTTACTCAGGAAGGAGAGATGGCCTCTGGATTTTATTTCTTCGAAGTGTGATATACGAGGAAAGTGAAGAAGAGAAAATCGCTAGACGAAAGGAGTGTCGATCGATCGAGCATGGGGTAAGAACGAACGAAACAACTTAGGTACTCCCTCAGGAGTAAGAAGATTACACAAGTAGAAATATTGGTAGTTAGGAAAGGCAGGGATCAATGtgttaggaaagttaggatttgaAATTGATTTCTTTGAAATTAGATTTTGTTGTTTGGTATCCTGCCCGTTTCGTAACGTGTCTGGTTAGGGAGATTTTAAAAAGTTAAGGAATTCTTTTTTGTTGGGAGGATGAAAAAACCAACGCGAGAAGATGTTGGTGGGAGGTGAAACAAAAATAAGCAGACGAAGGTGGGAGGTCGGATGAAAAAAATCGAAACAAtgactaccaactgcttcattaggagtagaaATTATGAAAGCGTATGAAGAGATTTCTATGTTGATGTGTTTAGAGGCTTGTAGCAAAGTAGAAGCTTCCcttaaaaattaccagaaaatgGGATAATAGATAGTAGTACATTTCAAACTTTCATTATAGGGGATGCTCTaacttctcctctctcttttgttGCGTGTGTGCGGGCGCGTTCTGGTGAGCTGTAGCGCAACTGCACTTGCAAGTGCAACTGACGATGACATATGTATGATGCGCAATCCACGAGCCTTGCGCTTGTGTGGCCACCAGCATCTATCAGTCAGTGCCGTTTGGGGTCGTCTCAAGTTGGTGCTTGGGACTGGTAGTACGGAACACCGGCAAGACGGCGGCGTTCCCGTTCCTGGCGTCCTTGCAGTTGAGCTCCAGGACAATCATGGTCTCtggagccgcgccgccgccatcaTCGCGGAGGTCAGACGGCCCTGTCATCTCCCTCCCCTTGCCCCAAAGCACCATATACAACCCTGCGACGATGAGGGAAGAACCGATTGCACTGCAAGGACATCAAACGGCCACAACAGCCAAAAGTTAACAGGGGTCGTGCGAGCTGTGTCTATGTGTGGTTTGCGCGCAGTGGTACCTTCCGACGTGTATCTTCTCCTCGAGGATGGCCCAACCGACCACGGCCACGACCACGAGCATCAGCGGGCTGAACATGGACACGAACAGCGGGCCGCGGGACTGGATGCACCACGACATGACCGCGAACGCGATCCCGGAGCCAACCACCCCCTGCATaattcagtttcgtcaggaaaACATGGTTGGATCAATCAGGTCGTCACAACATGATGGATGGATGAGCTTACGACGTAGAGCGCGGCGTATAGCCTGATTTCAAACCCTAGCTTCCACGCCGACACGCTCCGGTCCATGACCGCGCTGACGCCTGCGCACTGCACCCCGGCCATCAGGGACATGATCGTCGTGCTGGTGTAGGGCGCCGAGAACCTCTCCGACATCTTGCTCTACAGATCGACCATTATCAATCACTAACCGCCTACACCAACAATGCATGATTGCTGGAAATAAACTTGGTCTTGGTGAAATGGTGGTGCGTACCTGGAGGATGAACCAGACGGCCCAGGCGACGCAGCTGAGGATGATGAGAACATCGCCGACGATGGCGGCGTTGCCGCTGGGAAGTGCTGTCGCGTCTGTCGCGTGCTCGGCGTAGCGCCAGTGCATCGGGGATGCCCACACCTTTAGTAGCGAACCCTTGTAGAAGGGCATGATCATGGAACCGCCGACGCACACGACGGTGCCCAAAACCTTGGCCTGCCCGGAGGGCGTCCCGAGCCTCACTGTCTCCATCTTGAGGACGGCCGCCATGACGAAGGTTAACGCCGGGAGTGTGTTGCTGAGCGCGCACGCCACGATCGGCGTTGTGGACTTGAGCCCCACGAAGTACAACACCTGGTTCAGCGTCGCGCTGCATCACTCACACACACCACGCCTAATAAATAAGTTAATTAATGTAGGCATTGCCAGGCCAGTACGTCACGGAAGATGATGGATATGGAACTATATCACGTCAACTCTGGCCTACGTTACATATGTCTGGTTTGCACTTCAAGATTGCCAAATGTTGCACGCAATATAATTCCCTaaatattttgttttattttttggatTTTGATTTTTTTATCTAACGACCTAAAGCATCATAATTGAGTAGATTCTTCTTTTTTG from Triticum aestivum cultivar Chinese Spring chromosome 3B, IWGSC CS RefSeq v2.1, whole genome shotgun sequence includes these protein-coding regions:
- the LOC123069838 gene encoding WAT1-related protein At1g09380 — protein: MGKECLPTVAMVLVQLGFAGMNVLSKLALDTGMSPYVLIAYRNLIAGVFLAPGAYYFERRSGMVITKKVLTQIFFSSIFGATLNQVLYFVGLKSTTPIVACALSNTLPALTFVMAAVLKMETVRLGTPSGQAKVLGTVVCVGGSMIMPFYKGSLLKVWASPMHWRYAEHATDATALPSGNAAIVGDVLIILSCVAWAVWFILQSKMSERFSAPYTSTTIMSLMAGVQCAGVSAVMDRSVSAWKLGFEIRLYAALYVGVVGSGIAFAVMSWCIQSRGPLFVSMFSPLMLVVVAVVGWAILEEKIHVGSAIGSSLIVAGLYMVLWGKGREMTGPSDLRDDGGGAAPETMIVLELNCKDARNGNAAVLPVFRTTSPKHQLETTPNGTD